Genomic window (Rhodothermales bacterium):
GCGTCCGAGTGGACAATCCGACAAACGAAACGTTTTACCTGCAAGGCAGCAGTTCATGTCAGGGACAGTTTCGCCTTGATGACGTCGGTCCGTATACCCAAATGTGCACGACGGATGCCATTGAGATCCAGTTCAATCCCGGATCTTGGCGGGAGTGGATATGGGAATTCGATCCAACGGTATATGGTTTGGCCGCCGTGGATGGCAAGGTCAATGTGATCGGCTACTATCCGGGCACGGCGATGGTCGATACTCTCCAGATTGAGGCGCCCGCCTATGTCGGCGGACACGTTGCCGTCAAAGTATTGAGTCATGTCACGGCCGACGACCTTCAACCCGTTCTGGATTCCCTGAATGTGACGGTCCTCGAAAGCGAAGATCGGTCCAACGGCCGCTCGGAACGGTGGCACATTGACGGCACGACCGTGTCGGCAGCGATAGACACGTACGCATCCGATTCCCGGTTCGGTTGGTTCGAGACGCCCATGCTGAATATCAGTTGGACCATGGTCGATACGGAACCCATGCCGGAGCGCCCGAATGCGTCGCCCAGTCTGTCTGTGTATCCCAATCCGTGTCGGGCGCAGTGCGAAATCGACTATTCCGGCAGTCCGGATGGTCGGTATCGTCTGGACGTGTTCGATTCGCAGGGCCGCGCCGTCAGTACTCCGGACAACCCTGACGCCTTCGACGCTTCAGACCTCCCTGCCGGCGTGTATTTCGTTCGCGTAGTCACGCAGGAGGCATCTATTTCAAAGCCATTCACGGTCATTCGCTGACGTTGGAACCAACATGCTCGTTCGCATTGGGGACTTCCACAAGGTCTGGTACAAGATGCGACAGGGCTTGGGCTTTGACCACCGGCGTGTACTTGCCGGTCAACAGGAAAAAGTCTCGTCTGCGTGGTCCCACACGTCCTATCCAAGGAAGAACTGGGGCGCCTTGCCTCGTATTGCCGAGCACTGGAATGGGCTCATTGGCGACACTGTATCGGAGGATTTCCGGGATTTCATAGCGCGGACGCACCTTCCGCAAGGAAATGCGAAAGCGATCTCCATTGCCTGCGGCACGGGCACCAATGAATTGAAATGGGCCCGGACCGGTGCGTTTTCCAGTATCCATGCCTTCGACGTTTCCGAGCCCCGTATTGCCAAGGCGCGAGAAGTGGCAGCCACCGTTCGCCTGGACCACATAGTTGAGTTCTCCGTCGCATCGTTCGACGACCTGGCATCGTTCGGCACGGGCTTCGGCGTGGTCATCGCAGAGAACGCGTTGCATCATGCTGTCGATCTGGATCGTACCGTTGAAGCCTGTTCACGTGTCCTGCGCAACGACGGGTTTTTGATCCTCAAGGATTACGTAGGACCGGATCGATTCCAGTGGACCAATATCCAGGTCGCGCATGCCAATCGCATCCTGAAAACCATTCCGCCTGCGTACCGGACCCGGTGGAACGTGCGAACGGTGAAAAACCGGATTTACCGGACCGGCACCCTGCTCAACCGACTGATCGATCCATCGGAAGCCGCCGCGTCATCCCGGATTCCGGACGTGCTTTCCCGTTATTTCGAGCAAACGCTGCTGGTCCCACTCGGTGGCACCCTGCTGCAACCCGTGTTTGATGACATAGCCCACAACTTCCAGGAAACCGACGATACGGCCATGGAAATTGTGCAGGCATGCATTGCCAGGGAGCAACGCCTGATCGAAACCGGGACCATCCCGTCAGACTTCGTTTTTGCCATCTATCGGAAAACAGAGGCGTCGCAAACCCCTCCCGGTTGTCCATGATAAGTACAGTGCAAATCGGAATGCCCTGTCCGATTTCATCGACGAGAATCTGTATCGGGGTGTATAATAAAATCAATCAACTGTTTGCGAACAACGCTTACTCCGGACATGCATATGACATTGTTTTCCCGCAAATCAGTATTGGCTCTGCTTTTAATGACAATCGCGCCTCATCTAGCTGTTGGCCAGCAACATTCTGGTGGTACTGACCTTTTTGAGGGTACCGTCGTCAAAATGAATGAAGACAACGCAACTCCCATGGAAATAATCGAGTCTGACGATTGCGAATATCAAGTCTTCGATTGGCCAACGGATGGGAAAGATCCATTCGGATACGACTCATCAACAAATTCGCATTCCGAATATTGGGTAGCCGATTGCTGGTGTATTTTCAATGGTTGGGATAATTACCAGCAGGCAATATTGGACAAATCATCTTCGCCCTACGGGTACTACGCTACGATAGATGATCCGGGTGGAACCCCTGCCATGCTCACGAGACTCGGAAATTACTGGCCCTACAAAGCCATTACGTGCAAACGCAATTGCTGATGACCATTATTCAGTGCATGCGTGCCCTTGGATTGCTCGGTTTGATCGCCCTGTTGGCCACCCCCGTGAACGCACAAAGTCGCCTGGAAGTGGTGTACACGTTCTTGTACCAGGACTGCGCAAGCGAATACAATGCGCCGGACCGTCAACCGAGTCCGGTGGTCGCGAGCCAATTCACCAGGACCGGTGTGGGATGCCACACGCTGAGCGGCCCAACGTGGCCGTCAGCGGTGGATGGTGCGTATGGGACCCGATCGTGGCCAACGACGACTGCTCCCGACCCGGATAAATACGTAAGTTTCACCCTTTCAGCCCCAGAGGGCACGGCAATCCGGACCACGCCTTCCGACTCCATGTCTTTCTGGATTTCTGGAGACGCGGCCCTGCACATCGTGACAGAACTCGACTCGCAAACCGAAATCTTTCTGTTTCAGCGGGTTCGCGGCACGGAACATGATTGGCACAGAATCATCTTTGCGATGCCCGACATGGTACTTGGTTCATCCGTGACGATTCGATTCCATGCGTTCGAACCGACCGGACTGGTCGGCTTCGATTCGGTCCGGCTGACCTTCGATACCGCTGCAGCGGTCTCAACGGAGCCCGTGGCGCGTCCGGGCGTCGACGCATCGTGTGCCATTGAATCGCTCTATCCGAACCCGAGCAATGGGACCGTCACGGCATCTTGGCGGAACAGCAGCCGTGGGCCTTCGACCCTGCGTGTCATCGACACGCTTGGCCGCGTCCGGTTGTCGACGGACACCCGTGGAACGACGTCCGACCGCCTGGACGTGGACCATCTGCCGCCAGGAGTCTACATGGTCGACCTCTTGTGCTCAACCATGGCGACGCCGCCCGTCAAGCTGGTGGTTTCGGGCTGAGTGAACAGACCCTGCAGGCCTATTCAAACTGCTGCTTGAAGCGCTCGAACGCATCCTCCAGGTCGGCCAGGCGCTGCTTGATGTCGTGCAGTTCTTCCGTCAACGACGATGTCGGCCCCGCTGGATGCGCCGTGGCCTCGGCTTCCAACGCTTCCAGGTCGGGTTCGCCGCCCAGCAGGTGCAACAGCCGGGCCTCCTTCTTGCCGGGTTGCATGGGCAGCTGCACCAGCAGCGGCTCCTCCCGGTCGCGCAGCGCGCGGAGCACATCTGCCGCATCATCCAGGGAGTCGAATTCAGCCATTCGTCCGGTGCGGCCCTTCACTTCGCCGATGGTCTGGGGACCGCGGAGCAGAAGTACCGCCAGCGCCGCACGCTCCCGCTCGGACAACCCCATGGATTCGGCAAGGGTGTGACGGAATTTCTCGGCGCGCGATCCGGCGCCGGTCACATGCCCGATCAGGCGCCGCTTCTCCAGCTCCTCGATGGCGTATCGCACCTCCGACTCGTGGTACGCCACGACCGGATCCCGGTTGGATTTCTGGTTGCAGGCGTTGGTCAGGCTGTTCAGCGTCAGCGGGTAGTATTCCGGCGTCGACAACTCCTTTTCGACAAGGACGCCAAGGACGCGGACGGCTTCCGGAGAGAGAGGTTCAAACATGGTAATCGGGTCAAGGTCCGAGAAGGGCGGCCGGGACGACGGCTATGCCGTCCTTGCGACGATACGCCTGGGGCCCGGTGGTAATGATCATGGCATCCAACATATCGGCCCCGGCTTTCTCCTTCAACCAGTGCAAATGCGCGGCATCGGAGTCTTCGGGGGTCGACGACAATTTTACTTCGGCGGCAACGAATCGCCCATCCGGGCGCGCAATGATCAAATCTACTTCATGGCGCTCCCCCATGGTTCGCATATGATACACGTTGGCCTCACACGCCTGGGCATACACTTTCACGGATTGCGTTACCAGGCTTTCGAACAGATGGCCGAGCAGCGTGCCGTCACGCGGGACGGGCGGGCCAGCCTCCTCGCCTTCGAGCAATGCTTTCCGGCTCAAACCGAGGAGGGATACGGCCAATGCCGGATCCACCAGTTGGTGCTTGGGCGGCCGGGTCAGGCGCCCCAGATAATTCCGTGACGGTATCCAAGCGGGTACCTCGTCCAGAATGAACAACCGCTCCAGCGTATCCCGATACGGAATGACCGTTGATTTGGCCGGCTTGTCTGCCGTTCCTGCCGTCGCCGCATCCCGGATGGTCTCATACGAGGCGGTCGTGGACGTCGCCGCGGCGTAGGCTGCCATCCATCGCCGCAACAGGTCGGGCTTGCGTACGACCACACCCAGTTCGTCGAAATCCTGATCCACAATCCGTTCCAGATATCCCGCGATCTGCTGCCTGTGGGACCGCCCCGTCAACTCCCGTATCCCCGGAAAACCGCTCTCCACAATGAAGTCGACGTAGGATTCCAGCGTCAGGTCCGACGTACCCGAGACGGGCCCCGGCTTTCCGCTGTCCAGCATGTTCGCGAGGCTGACCGAGGCCGACAATCCTGTTCGCTCTGCAATCGAGAGCGGCCGCATCCGGACACGAACGATCCTTCCAGCACCGGAGTGCCGTGGTACGGTCGGACCGGCTGATCCCGTCAGAATGAATTGGCCTGGCGATCGATCCTCATCCACGGCGCGGCGTACTACGTCCCAGACTTCCGGTACATACTGCCATTCATCAATCAGTACCGGTCGCTCTTTCCGACTGATTTGTCGGGGATCGGCCGCGATGATGGCCCGCTGCGTGCTGTCGTCCAGGGAAATGACGGTCGCTGCACGTCGTTGAGCGGTTACGGTCTTCCCGACCGCCTTGGGACCGTCCAATGACAGGGCTGCGACCCCTCCCAGCAGGTCGTCCAATTCTCCATCGACTATGCGCTTGTAATACTCCGCCATGGCACTTTCGTCATTGATACGGGAATATACGCTACCGTTCATCCACTTCCTACGCTACCGTTCATCCACCTTTTACGCTACCGTTCATCCACCTCCTACGCTACCGTTCATCCACTCGATTTGATTTCGAAACCGCCATTCCGCACATTCTGGAGATGATTCACTCCGCAAAGGCTTTCCGCGCACAGGCGGTATGCAGACTGGCGCTCGCCGCCCTGCTCCTGCTCGGGGCCGGGTGTGACACGTCGGATCCGGGCGACGGCGGCCCGGTCGGCACACCGGGCACCCCGACCATCTTCGAGAACATCGAGCGGGGCTATGCGCTCTCACCACGGGGCTTTCCGGAGGATTTCAGCCAGATTGAAGCCTTTTTCGATGAGGTGCAGGCGCTGGGTCGGGCTTCCGTCCAGGCGAACACGTTGTGGCGGGACGATGCGACAGGCGGTGCCATCCCTGCCGTTGCCCAGGTGGCTGCGGCACAGGATGCGCTCCGGGATGTTCAACTGGTGATCGTCTTCGGCTGGAATGAAGAGGATGATTGGAGCAATCCGGAAACCGTCCAGACGTTTGCCCGGATGGCGGCATCGTACGCGGCGGCCCACAAACCCGACTACCTGTTCTTGGGCAACGAAACGGATTTCGACGCCGAAGCGGATTTCGAAAACTACCTGCTGTGGGCCGCCGCGTACCGGACCATCCGCCAGGAAATCAAGCTCCGGAATCCCGCCACGCTCGTGGGCACGGTTTTCAACGTGGAACACCTCATGGGGACCGGCCGGTTTTCGGGCTGGACATCGCCGGTCCCGGAGGCCTGGACGGCCCACCACGCCGGCACCATCGATGTGGTCGGCCTGACGGTCTATCCGTTCCTCGGGACGGCGACCGTCGCCGACGTGCCGGACACCTAGCTGACGCCGCTGTTCGATCTCGTGGGCGACAAGCCGATTGTGGTCACCGAAACGGGGTGGCCCGCCGATTCATTCAACGGAACGAGCGAGGGGCCCGTGCCGTGGACACCGGGAGAAGAAGCTCAGGTGCAGTTCACCACGAAGCTCAAGACGATGCTGGCCGGGCGGGATGTCCGTGTGGTCAACTGGCTGTTCCTGTATCCGCTGACCTCAGGAGCCGCTCCTGATGTCATCCGGACCTTCGGCAGCATAAGCGCCTATGGGCGGGACTTCAGCC
Coding sequences:
- a CDS encoding T9SS type A sorting domain-containing protein; this translates as MCTTDAIEIQFNPGSWREWIWEFDPTVYGLAAVDGKVNVIGYYPGTAMVDTLQIEAPAYVGGHVAVKVLSHVTADDLQPVLDSLNVTVLESEDRSNGRSERWHIDGTTVSAAIDTYASDSRFGWFETPMLNISWTMVDTEPMPERPNASPSLSVYPNPCRAQCEIDYSGSPDGRYRLDVFDSQGRAVSTPDNPDAFDASDLPAGVYFVRVVTQEASISKPFTVIR
- a CDS encoding class I SAM-dependent methyltransferase — encoded protein: MLVRIGDFHKVWYKMRQGLGFDHRRVLAGQQEKVSSAWSHTSYPRKNWGALPRIAEHWNGLIGDTVSEDFRDFIARTHLPQGNAKAISIACGTGTNELKWARTGAFSSIHAFDVSEPRIAKAREVAATVRLDHIVEFSVASFDDLASFGTGFGVVIAENALHHAVDLDRTVEACSRVLRNDGFLILKDYVGPDRFQWTNIQVAHANRILKTIPPAYRTRWNVRTVKNRIYRTGTLLNRLIDPSEAAASSRIPDVLSRYFEQTLLVPLGGTLLQPVFDDIAHNFQETDDTAMEIVQACIAREQRLIETGTIPSDFVFAIYRKTEASQTPPGCP
- a CDS encoding T9SS type A sorting domain-containing protein; translated protein: MTIRFHAFEPTGLVGFDSVRLTFDTAAAVSTEPVARPGVDASCAIESLYPNPSNGTVTASWRNSSRGPSTLRVIDTLGRVRLSTDTRGTTSDRLDVDHLPPGVYMVDLLCSTMATPPVKLVVSG
- a CDS encoding YceH family protein; translation: MFEPLSPEAVRVLGVLVEKELSTPEYYPLTLNSLTNACNQKSNRDPVVAYHESEVRYAIEELEKRRLIGHVTGAGSRAEKFRHTLAESMGLSERERAALAVLLLRGPQTIGEVKGRTGRMAEFDSLDDAADVLRALRDREEPLLVQLPMQPGKKEARLLHLLGGEPDLEALEAEATAHPAGPTSSLTEELHDIKQRLADLEDAFERFKQQFE
- a CDS encoding DUF4143 domain-containing protein, which gives rise to MAEYYKRIVDGELDDLLGGVAALSLDGPKAVGKTVTAQRRAATVISLDDSTQRAIIAADPRQISRKERPVLIDEWQYVPEVWDVVRRAVDEDRSPGQFILTGSAGPTVPRHSGAGRIVRVRMRPLSIAERTGLSASVSLANMLDSGKPGPVSGTSDLTLESYVDFIVESGFPGIRELTGRSHRQQIAGYLERIVDQDFDELGVVVRKPDLLRRWMAAYAAATSTTASYETIRDAATAGTADKPAKSTVIPYRDTLERLFILDEVPAWIPSRNYLGRLTRPPKHQLVDPALAVSLLGLSRKALLEGEEAGPPVPRDGTLLGHLFESLVTQSVKVYAQACEANVYHMRTMGERHEVDLIIARPDGRFVAAEVKLSSTPEDSDAAHLHWLKEKAGADMLDAMIITTGPQAYRRKDGIAVVPAALLGP